The Bradyrhizobium barranii subsp. barranii genome segment GAGATCGCGCAGCGAGGTCGCTTCCTCGCGCAGGCGCCGGTGCATGGTGCGGGTCGAGAGCGCCAACTCGCTTGCGACATCCTCGGCGCCGACAATGCGCCCGCGTGCATTGCGCAGCACGCGGCGGACGCGCTCGACCAGGAGCCGGTCGCGCCGGTAGGGCAGCACGGTGAGCCGCAGCGCGCCCTTGAGCATGCTGTCGAGATCGGCGGGGCTGCGGGTCAGCGGCAGAGAGAGATAATGCTTGTCGAACACGATGCGGGCGCCGTCCGCACCAAAGCTCAAATGCCTGCAGAAGATCGTCGGATAGACCGAGACGTGGCCCGGCTCGGAATAGGGAAACTCGGCCGCACGCAGCGCGATCGCGGAATCGACGGCCCAGCAGGAGAAGCCGAGAACATAGCGGAGCAGGGTGACCAGGCAGAATTCACGCAAGGGGCCGAGGTCGCGCTGTTCGCGAATGGAGATCGTCGCGGTCTCATCACCAAGCGAGAGCTCGAACAGCACGTCCTCGGTCAGCAGGCGATGATGCCGGCACCAGCGTTTTAGCGCGACTTCGAGATTGGGGGCCGTGATCGAGGCGCGGCACAGCATACCGTAGGTTCCCCAAGGCAGCCGGCGCGAGAACCAGCCAAGCGCTTCGTCGTCGAGCTCGCGCATGGCATGGCCGGCCAGCGCCTCGAACTGGGCCGCCGTCACCCGTCCGTCGCGGGATCGAACGAGGTCCGCGGTGACCTGCCCCTTGCCCAAGGCTTCGGCCGGATCCCGCCCGTAAAGGGCATAAGCGGCAACCACGCCGCGGACGAAGGCGGCTGGGGTCATGGCGCGGCGGGGCGTCGCGGTCGCGGCTAGAAAGGGCATGAAAAAGCCTCGCC includes the following:
- a CDS encoding AraC family transcriptional regulator; the protein is MPFLAATATPRRAMTPAAFVRGVVAAYALYGRDPAEALGKGQVTADLVRSRDGRVTAAQFEALAGHAMRELDDEALGWFSRRLPWGTYGMLCRASITAPNLEVALKRWCRHHRLLTEDVLFELSLGDETATISIREQRDLGPLREFCLVTLLRYVLGFSCWAVDSAIALRAAEFPYSEPGHVSVYPTIFCRHLSFGADGARIVFDKHYLSLPLTRSPADLDSMLKGALRLTVLPYRRDRLLVERVRRVLRNARGRIVGAEDVASELALSTRTMHRRLREEATSLRDLKEEAKFELAKQELMRGRAPIKRIAEIAGFRNEKSFSRAFRTWTGASPREFRERYR